One segment of Mugil cephalus isolate CIBA_MC_2020 chromosome 14, CIBA_Mcephalus_1.1, whole genome shotgun sequence DNA contains the following:
- the jtb gene encoding protein JTB — MESDCRIPVACCRPRVLVLHALFWGLVSLRVFGAALRGEDRSTGVRTAPEPCWLLEDFVVTEECERCSDFNSRSQSACKQTGYVERVNCTKTSREEYKSCRSAMMDEHLFWKFEAAMLALTAVFAIVVVVRQRWLDRLASEKVRRQIESI; from the exons ATGGAGAGTGACTGTCGGATCCCTGTGGCCTGCTGTCGTCCTCGAGTCCTTGTCCTCCACGCTCTGTTCTGGGGCCTCGTCTCTCTCAG AGTTTTTGGAGCAGctctgagaggagaagacagatCCACAG GTGTGAGGACGGCGCCGGAGCCCTGTTGGCTGCTGGAGGACTTTGTGGTGACGGAGGAGTGTGAACGCTGCAGTGACTTCAACTCA AGGTCTCAGTCGGCATGTAAACAGACGGGATACGTGGAGAGAGTCAACTGCACCAAGACCAGCAGAGAGGAGTACAAGAG CTGTCGCTCCGCCATGATGGACGAACACCTCTTCTGGAAGTttgaggcggccatgttggctCTGACGGCGGTCTTCGCCATCGTGGTGGTGGTCCGCCAGCGCTGGCTCGACCGCCTCGCCTCGGAAAAAGTTCGGCGCCAGATCGAGTCCATCTAG
- the si:ch211-191i18.4 gene encoding uncharacterized protein si:ch211-191i18.4 isoform X1 — protein sequence MEVRAWVAVLLLISFISLEIMECSLPDLPPPPPPPPPEAGLQQEASLQSPLEENVAARLPGLCRRLKRRRVTVLVTMATRTSPFSLHSERVFNCISSSSVTWRSSAGVGVGGGAIGVRGVASRVYPVRCVAVHAAPGVHIFSSTASEPGADSHNH from the exons ATGGAGGTGAGGGCGTGGGTCgcggtgctgctgctgatcagttttatttctctggAGATCATGGAGTGTAGTTTACCtgatctccctcctcctcctcctcctcctcctccggagGCCGGGCTGCAG CAGGAGGCGTCGCTGCAGTCGCCTCTGGAGGAGAACGTCGCAGCTCGACTTCCTGGACTCTGTCGGCGGCTGAAGAGACGCAGGGTCACCGTCCTGGTAACCATGGCTACCAGAACGAGTCCCTTCAGCCTGCACAGTGAACGTGTCTTTAACTGCATCTCCTCTTCCAGTGTAACCTGGAGAAGTTCTGCTGGGGTCGGAGTCGGGGGCGGGGCCATCGGAGTCAGGGGCGTGGCCAGCAGAGTCTATCCGGTCAGGTGTGTCGCTGTCCACGCGGCTCCAGGTGTTCACATTTTTTCGTCCACAGCCTCTGAACCAGGGGCTGATTCCCACAACCATTAA
- the si:ch211-191i18.4 gene encoding uncharacterized protein si:ch211-191i18.4 isoform X2 — protein sequence MEVRAWVAVLLLISFISLEIMECSLPDLPPPPPPPPPEAGLQEASLQSPLEENVAARLPGLCRRLKRRRVTVLVTMATRTSPFSLHSERVFNCISSSSVTWRSSAGVGVGGGAIGVRGVASRVYPVRCVAVHAAPGVHIFSSTASEPGADSHNH from the exons ATGGAGGTGAGGGCGTGGGTCgcggtgctgctgctgatcagttttatttctctggAGATCATGGAGTGTAGTTTACCtgatctccctcctcctcctcctcctcctcctccggagGCCGGGCTGCAG GAGGCGTCGCTGCAGTCGCCTCTGGAGGAGAACGTCGCAGCTCGACTTCCTGGACTCTGTCGGCGGCTGAAGAGACGCAGGGTCACCGTCCTGGTAACCATGGCTACCAGAACGAGTCCCTTCAGCCTGCACAGTGAACGTGTCTTTAACTGCATCTCCTCTTCCAGTGTAACCTGGAGAAGTTCTGCTGGGGTCGGAGTCGGGGGCGGGGCCATCGGAGTCAGGGGCGTGGCCAGCAGAGTCTATCCGGTCAGGTGTGTCGCTGTCCACGCGGCTCCAGGTGTTCACATTTTTTCGTCCACAGCCTCTGAACCAGGGGCTGATTCCCACAACCATTAA
- the si:ch211-191i18.4 gene encoding uncharacterized protein si:ch211-191i18.4 isoform X4: protein MEVRAWVAVLLLISFISLEIMECSLPDLPPPPPPPPPEAGLQEASLQSPLEENVAARLPGLCRRLKRRRVTVLCNLEKFCWGRSRGRGHRSQGRGQQSLSGQVCRCPRGSRCSHFFVHSL, encoded by the exons ATGGAGGTGAGGGCGTGGGTCgcggtgctgctgctgatcagttttatttctctggAGATCATGGAGTGTAGTTTACCtgatctccctcctcctcctcctcctcctcctccggagGCCGGGCTGCAG GAGGCGTCGCTGCAGTCGCCTCTGGAGGAGAACGTCGCAGCTCGACTTCCTGGACTCTGTCGGCGGCTGAAGAGACGCAGGGTCACCGTCCTG TGTAACCTGGAGAAGTTCTGCTGGGGTCGGAGTCGGGGGCGGGGCCATCGGAGTCAGGGGCGTGGCCAGCAGAGTCTATCCGGTCAGGTGTGTCGCTGTCCACGCGGCTCCAGGTGTTCACATTTTTTCGTCCACAGCCTCTGA
- the si:ch211-191i18.4 gene encoding uncharacterized protein si:ch211-191i18.4 isoform X3, translating into MEVRAWVAVLLLISFISLEIMECSLPDLPPPPPPPPPEAGLQQEASLQSPLEENVAARLPGLCRRLKRRRVTVLCNLEKFCWGRSRGRGHRSQGRGQQSLSGQVCRCPRGSRCSHFFVHSL; encoded by the exons ATGGAGGTGAGGGCGTGGGTCgcggtgctgctgctgatcagttttatttctctggAGATCATGGAGTGTAGTTTACCtgatctccctcctcctcctcctcctcctcctccggagGCCGGGCTGCAG CAGGAGGCGTCGCTGCAGTCGCCTCTGGAGGAGAACGTCGCAGCTCGACTTCCTGGACTCTGTCGGCGGCTGAAGAGACGCAGGGTCACCGTCCTG TGTAACCTGGAGAAGTTCTGCTGGGGTCGGAGTCGGGGGCGGGGCCATCGGAGTCAGGGGCGTGGCCAGCAGAGTCTATCCGGTCAGGTGTGTCGCTGTCCACGCGGCTCCAGGTGTTCACATTTTTTCGTCCACAGCCTCTGA
- the LOC125020362 gene encoding regulating synaptic membrane exocytosis protein 2-like: protein MSGLAGPGPAPPAGTGPAAPPGTGPELPDLSHLTEEERSIILSVMERQKKEEAKEQSMLKDQEEVKPPSTSWNPFSGFSHLVNNVAANVSEVLQVKSPTNDEFQTKLHQQFEMYKDQVKKMGEEPPVAPAPRAESPTCGICRKTKFADGCGRACCYCQSRFCARCGGRVPLRANKVMWVCNVCRQQQDILVRSGEFYSNTWAPHPPTPGPTGPTGPTGPTGPTGPTGPLSNGAMEWRQPPPGSSYDGGEGRMPRSPSDLDRYARHAPYGCHGNREEEHQERRRPIRDGRGRWHSQDHPLDQVQDERELRRRQEEEFQARYRSDPNLARYPVKPQPSEEAMRMLAQVGRVRHQRRHSDVSLATADLLTPRHAALRQNRPQGLVVSGGQRSLSVDRAANHSSPTSPRRSPLPQQHLDPSSALKMKSASESAAQRGRRMGRMHVIGSFSSSEEELATTPDYTSCDEPDRDMDSQWCDQGSWHGKPAPMSMPVTWQPSKDGERLIGRILLNKRMKDGTVPADTGALLGLKVVGGKMTESGRLCAFITKVKRGSLADTVGHLRPGDQVLEWNGRVLQGATFNEVYNIILESKPEPQVELVVCRPIGDASRAADVQLDSSSSSFDSQKVGPSISVTSPMSPSVLSGQVSNPAGAELDPGTGARRGIRGNFKA from the exons ATGTCTGGGCTGGCCGGACCTGGACCTGCACCCCCCGCCGGGACCGGACCTGCAGCCCCACCTGGGACCGGACCGGAGCTGCCGGACCTGAGTCACCTGACGGAGGAGGAGCGGAGCATCATCCTGTCAGTGatggagagacagaagaaggaggaggcgaAGGAGCAGAGCATGCTGAA GGATCAGGAGGAAGTGAAACCTCCCTCAACCTC GTGGAATCCGTTCTCAGGGTTCAGTCATTTGGTCAATAACGTTGCTGCCAACGTGTCCGAAGTTCTTCAAGTTAAAAGTCCGACTAACGACGAGTTTCAGAC GAAGTTACATCAGCAGTTTGAGATGTATAAAGACCAGGTGAAGAAGATGGGGGAGGAGCCTCCGGTGGCTCCGGCGCCGAGGGCGGAGTCTCCGACCTGCGGCATCTGTCGTAAAACAAAATTTGCCGACGGTTGTGGCCGAGCCTGCTGCTACTGTCAGAGTCGCTTCTGTGCCCGCTGTGGGGGGCGTGTCCCTCTGAGAGCCAATAAG GTGATGTGGGTCTGTAACGTGTGCAGACAGCAGCAGGACATCCTGGTTAGATCGGGGGAGTTTTACTCCAACACGTGGGCCCCTCACCCCCCGACACCAGGACCCACGGGACCCACGGGACCCACGGGACCCACGGGGCCCACGGGACCCACGGGACCCCTGAGTAATGGAGCCATGGAGTG GAGGCAGCCCCCCCCAGGGTCGTCCTACGATGGTGGCGAGGGCAGGATGCCTCGCTCGCCCTCTGACCTGGATCGCTACGCTCGCCACGCACCGTAcggctgccatggcaacagggAGGAAGAGCATCAGGAACGGAGGCGACCAATCAGAGACGGACGAGGCCGCTGGCACTCGCAG GACCACCCCCTGGACCAGGTCCAGGACGAGCGCGAGCTGCGCCGCCgccaggaggaggagtttcAGGCTCGTTACCGTAGCGACCCCAACCTGGCTCGTTACCCGGTGAAGCCGCAGCCGAGCGAGGAGGCCATGCGGATGTTAGCTCAGGTCGGCAGGGTCCGTCACCAGCGGCGCCATAGCGACGTCTCCCTGGCAACCGCCGACCTCCTGACGCCGAGGCACGCAG CGCTCCGTCAGAATCGTCCTCAGGGGCTGGTCGTgtctggaggtcagaggtcgctGTCTGTGGACcgagcagccaatcacagcagCCCCACGTCTCCACGCCGAAGCCCGTTGCCGCAGCAACACCTGGACCCGAGCTCCGCCCTCAAGATGAAGTCGGCCAGTGAGAGCGCGGCGCAGAGGGGGCGGAGGATGGGCAGGATGCACGTGATTGGTAGCTTCAGCAGCTCGGAGGAGGAGCTAGCGACCACGCCGGACTATACCAGCTGTGACGAGCCTGACC GAGACATGGACAGCCAATGGTGTGATCAGGGTTCCTGGCATGGCAAGCCTGCCCCCATGTCTATG CCGGTCACATGGCAACCGTCTAAAGATGGAGAGCGCCTGATTGGTCGAATTCTGCTGAACAAGAGGATGAAGGACGGGACGGTTCCCGCGGATACGGGGGCGTTGCTGGGACTGAAG GTTGTTGGTGGGAAGATGACAGAGTCTGGTCGTCTCTGTGCGTTCATCACCAAGGTGAAGAGAGGAAGTCTGGCTGACACTGTAGGCCACCTGAGACCAG GTGATCAGGTTCTTGAGTGGAACGGTCGGGTTCTTCAAGGAGCCACGTTCAATGAGGTCTACAACATCATCCTGGAGTCCAAACCGGAGCCACAGGTGGAGCTGGTGGTGTGCCGACCCATCGG GGATGCGTCCAGAGCCGCAGACGTCCAGCTGGACTCCA GTTCCAGTTCCTTCGACTCTCAGAAGGTCGGCCCGTCCATCTCTGTCACGTCTCCCATGAGCCCCAGTGTTCTGTCCGGACAGGTCTCT AACCCAGCTGGAGCCGAGCTGGACCCCGGGACCGGGGCCAGGAGAGGAATTAGGGGCAATTTTAAGGCATAA